A genomic window from Pirellulaceae bacterium includes:
- a CDS encoding aldolase/citrate lyase family protein: MRPSRIRTKLARKEPILITCLHFADPALFEMTSLMGFDGIWLDMEHHGVSLERATQLMAATRVGASDIVARPAKGEFVRMARMLEVGANAIMYPQCDTATEAAEVVRWCKFPPMGRRGFDGANADVPFLSKTMTEYTQAANEQTVVIMQIETADALENVEEIAQVDGIDILMMGPADLSLQLGVPDDFSHPKLMDAMKRIAEAAGQFGKDWGRPAGSPEEAQTFLEMGARFITSGADIVSVKLAHEAMQAAYGRLGFTFDNKLA; the protein is encoded by the coding sequence ATGCGACCAAGTCGAATTAGAACCAAGCTGGCTCGTAAGGAGCCCATCTTGATTACCTGCCTTCATTTTGCCGATCCGGCACTCTTCGAAATGACGAGTTTGATGGGGTTCGACGGAATCTGGCTCGATATGGAACATCACGGTGTGAGTCTTGAGAGAGCCACGCAGTTGATGGCAGCCACCCGTGTGGGAGCATCTGATATCGTGGCACGCCCGGCGAAGGGTGAGTTTGTACGTATGGCGCGCATGTTGGAAGTCGGTGCGAATGCAATCATGTATCCGCAGTGCGATACGGCTACGGAAGCGGCTGAGGTTGTTCGCTGGTGTAAATTTCCACCGATGGGACGTCGCGGCTTCGATGGGGCTAACGCCGATGTACCCTTTCTTTCCAAAACGATGACCGAATATACGCAGGCGGCGAATGAACAGACGGTGGTGATCATGCAGATCGAGACGGCCGACGCGCTTGAAAACGTTGAGGAAATCGCGCAGGTTGACGGAATTGATATTTTGATGATGGGGCCGGCTGACCTGAGTCTTCAGCTTGGAGTGCCGGATGACTTTTCACACCCCAAGCTAATGGATGCGATGAAGCGAATTGCCGAAGCCGCAGGCCAATTCGGAAAAGATTGGGGCCGACCGGCTGGATCCCCCGAAGAGGCACAGACGTTTCTTGAGATGGGAGCACGGTTTATTACTTCAGGAGCTGATATTGTATCGGTTAAGCTGGCTCATGAAGCGATGCAGGCCGCCTATGGTCGCCTCGGTTTTACATTCGATAACAAACTGGCTTGA
- a CDS encoding phytanoyl-CoA dioxygenase family protein yields the protein MPWPDDIRRIESQYLADGFVVIPRFFGGVDIQLLSDNLQRYIDEVVPGLPTMDAFFEDVDSRQLIRMLPRMDKHDGYFRRLLVEGRLSDLAQRLCGTKVIPHDAAYFNKLPIVGDATPPHQDGYYFHLDPCKALTIWMALDPVDQENGCLYYVRGSHRGEMRSHGRTAVLGFSQGIVDYGREEDLRSEVAACVMPGDLIIHDAMAIHRADANRSARTRRALGFVYFSAEAKIDQARRDQYQKNLASDWRAKGKI from the coding sequence ATGCCCTGGCCCGACGATATCCGCCGAATTGAATCCCAGTATCTGGCTGACGGGTTCGTTGTTATTCCGCGTTTCTTTGGGGGTGTGGATATTCAACTTCTGTCGGATAATCTGCAGCGTTACATCGACGAAGTTGTTCCTGGGTTGCCCACCATGGATGCATTTTTCGAGGATGTAGATTCTCGGCAGTTGATTCGTATGCTGCCCCGCATGGACAAGCATGATGGGTACTTTCGGCGACTTTTGGTAGAGGGACGCCTGTCCGACCTTGCACAACGGCTTTGTGGCACAAAAGTAATTCCGCATGATGCTGCTTACTTCAATAAGCTGCCGATTGTTGGTGATGCGACGCCGCCCCATCAAGACGGTTATTATTTTCATCTTGATCCATGTAAAGCGCTGACGATTTGGATGGCCCTCGATCCAGTGGATCAAGAGAACGGTTGTCTCTATTATGTGCGCGGTTCTCATCGTGGTGAGATGCGAAGCCATGGACGGACCGCGGTGCTGGGTTTTAGCCAAGGGATCGTGGATTATGGTCGAGAGGAGGATCTGCGAAGCGAGGTCGCCGCTTGCGTAATGCCTGGCGATCTGATTATTCATGATGCGATGGCAATTCACCGTGCGGATGCAAATCGCTCGGCGCGAACCCGGCGGGCGCTCGGATTCGTTTATTTTTCGGCAGAGGCGAAGATTGATCAAGCGAGACGTGATCAATACCAGAAGAACTTGGCATCGGATTGGCGAGCAAAGGGTAAGATATGA
- a CDS encoding sodium/solute symporter (Members of the Solute:Sodium Symporter (SSS), TC 2.A.21 as described in tcdb.org, catalyze solute:Na+ symport. Known solutes for members of the family include sugars, amino acids, nucleosides, inositols, vitamins, urea or anions, depending on the system.) — translation MSARGLLFFAIGSICWAAGCTGSQSDISDNDKHLRIDATRQLRDSLGTQQRWVKVHAAEFLVSLDYRDGVREEFAEELRLHGEEPEYRIGIWRVLAQLDQHDRAVFREHLQTIEAALLDETGVDRIHAVESLAKLGVAYPEADPVRIELERFAKSGPISGQAYAWWALLNSGATEAESRLIELLSHDESIARQTAAYVFRHQATISPEARSALERAWQNEADDSSARIYLMTAAWRHSSDKAKGQTSLEQDLLALLARGEVAEQYEVTRLAADLGDAWKPALARLLADDKVHPDVKSSAAHAVCRIQRRTIARMPTFDWCVVALYGVVMLAIGIYYARRTASAGDYLLGGRNMSAWMVGLSLFATMLSTLSYLAWPGEMIKNGPVILLGYASYPFVFFVVGWFLIPYLVKLRVTSAYEILELRFGVSVRLLGSVLFLSLRFLWMAAIIYWTTAIVLIPAAGFSEQATPYVAVVLGVVTVVYTSLGGLRAVVMTDVMQTFILFTGALASLFLITYSLGGVTAWLPSQWPTHWPALKLWFDFNPETRATLANAMLGTFAWYVCTAGSDQMAIQRYLATKDVRAARRTLAVSLSADFFVIVFLGLMGLALLAFFSANPDRMADGQTVYANADKLFPRFVVVGLPLGMSGLVIAGLLAAAMSSLSSGVNSSAAVVSEDFVRRFRKREFGGDEHVKLVRWTSVGVGVIVVLLSSQIGNVKGNMFEVVYKVANLFTAPLFYLFFMAIFVKKANTVGTWIGSVAGIVTAISIAFWKDLFGVQGISFLWIIPSSFLVSVIVGTLASLICGKRRVGTQEVTES, via the coding sequence ATGAGTGCTCGAGGCCTGCTCTTCTTCGCAATTGGGAGCATCTGTTGGGCTGCGGGGTGCACAGGAAGTCAATCGGATATCTCCGATAACGACAAGCATCTGAGAATAGATGCCACCAGGCAATTACGAGATTCGCTCGGCACGCAGCAGCGGTGGGTGAAAGTTCATGCCGCAGAATTCCTCGTCTCGTTGGACTATCGTGATGGAGTACGCGAAGAATTCGCGGAAGAATTGCGGCTGCATGGGGAGGAACCTGAATATCGTATCGGTATTTGGCGAGTCTTGGCGCAACTGGACCAACATGATCGGGCTGTTTTTAGAGAGCATCTTCAAACGATTGAAGCCGCCCTACTGGATGAAACGGGAGTCGATCGGATCCATGCGGTTGAGTCGCTGGCAAAACTAGGAGTTGCTTATCCAGAGGCTGACCCGGTTCGAATCGAGTTGGAAAGATTCGCAAAATCTGGGCCGATTTCCGGGCAAGCGTACGCCTGGTGGGCGCTGCTCAACAGTGGCGCAACGGAAGCTGAATCCCGTTTAATTGAATTGCTCTCCCACGACGAATCGATTGCGAGGCAAACAGCGGCTTATGTGTTTCGCCATCAGGCAACAATCTCCCCCGAAGCCAGATCAGCACTCGAACGTGCCTGGCAGAATGAAGCAGACGACTCTTCAGCTCGTATCTATCTCATGACGGCCGCTTGGCGGCATTCATCGGATAAGGCGAAAGGGCAAACATCGCTCGAACAGGATTTGCTCGCTTTGCTTGCGCGGGGGGAAGTCGCCGAGCAATACGAGGTAACTCGCCTCGCCGCCGATTTGGGAGATGCTTGGAAGCCGGCGTTGGCTCGCTTGCTGGCCGACGACAAAGTCCACCCTGATGTCAAGTCGAGCGCGGCTCATGCAGTCTGCAGAATACAGCGCCGAACGATTGCGCGGATGCCAACCTTTGATTGGTGTGTCGTGGCACTTTATGGCGTCGTAATGTTGGCCATTGGGATTTATTATGCCAGACGGACGGCATCCGCTGGAGACTATCTGCTTGGCGGGCGGAACATGAGTGCATGGATGGTGGGTCTTTCTCTTTTTGCCACGATGTTAAGCACGCTCTCGTATTTGGCTTGGCCCGGTGAGATGATTAAGAACGGGCCCGTGATCCTGCTGGGCTATGCCTCCTATCCGTTCGTGTTTTTTGTGGTTGGATGGTTCTTGATTCCCTACTTGGTCAAACTCCGGGTCACGAGTGCTTACGAAATTCTTGAGTTGCGTTTTGGGGTAAGCGTGCGTTTGCTTGGTTCCGTCTTGTTTTTGTCACTGCGTTTTCTGTGGATGGCAGCCATTATTTATTGGACAACGGCCATTGTCTTGATTCCGGCCGCTGGCTTCAGCGAGCAGGCAACGCCTTACGTCGCCGTTGTACTGGGTGTGGTCACCGTGGTGTACACCTCTCTGGGGGGCCTGCGAGCCGTGGTGATGACGGACGTAATGCAAACGTTTATTCTTTTTACCGGCGCTTTGGCCTCGCTGTTTCTGATTACCTATTCCTTGGGGGGGGTAACGGCCTGGTTGCCAAGTCAGTGGCCAACGCACTGGCCGGCTCTCAAGTTGTGGTTCGATTTCAATCCGGAAACGCGGGCAACTCTCGCGAATGCAATGCTGGGTACCTTTGCCTGGTATGTTTGCACGGCCGGATCGGATCAAATGGCCATTCAACGCTACCTGGCGACCAAGGACGTTCGTGCGGCTCGACGAACGTTGGCCGTGTCGCTCTCCGCTGACTTTTTTGTGATTGTTTTTTTGGGGTTGATGGGGCTCGCTCTGTTGGCATTCTTTTCCGCCAATCCCGATCGAATGGCGGATGGCCAAACGGTCTACGCCAACGCCGACAAGCTGTTTCCCCGATTCGTCGTGGTTGGATTGCCACTCGGAATGAGTGGGCTCGTGATTGCAGGATTGTTAGCGGCAGCGATGTCCAGTTTGTCGTCGGGTGTAAATTCATCGGCCGCCGTTGTCAGCGAAGACTTTGTTCGTCGTTTTCGTAAGCGGGAGTTTGGGGGTGACGAGCATGTGAAGCTTGTTCGTTGGACATCCGTTGGGGTCGGCGTGATTGTAGTGTTGCTCAGTTCGCAGATTGGTAATGTGAAGGGCAATATGTTTGAGGTGGTTTACAAGGTGGCGAATCTGTTTACCGCACCCCTGTTTTATCTGTTCTTCATGGCCATCTTTGTTAAAAAAGCCAATACGGTTGGCACTTGGATTGGTTCTGTTGCTGGGATCGTTACGGCCATTTCGATCGCTTTCTGGAAGGATCTGTTTGGTGTGCAGGGAATTAGTTTTCTCTGGATTATTCCCAGCTCGTTCTTGGTCTCTGTCATAGTCGGAACCTTGGCCAGTCTAATTTGTGGAAAGCGTCGGGTGGGAACCCAGGAGGTGACAGAATCATGA
- a CDS encoding aminotransferase class III-fold pyridoxal phosphate-dependent enzyme has translation MNDDSQPSKQSGVLQAADVNRVEYFASDRELFDRQLSGFVPAAAFDVHAHLYDLRHLVPVASDTEFHGSPLIRHQTLVSCMRQWMGDRVIVDGLYFPFPVPGVDCGAANQFLSETLQGETGSRGLMLIRPNDDPAHVEAELLKHGWVGFKVYHVFAKRSDTFHAEQGEFLPEWAWRLAQKHSLTIMMHMVLPSALSDRRNQEYIRDHCVKYPRAQLVLAHAARGFNANHTVAAVDSLRGLPNVWFDTSAVCESAALEAILSTFGTTRLMYGSDFPVSELRGRCVSIGDGFFWLHDYNAQWGNSPTSTPQLVGIESLLALKQACRTMKLCEKDIEAIFAGNARQLLSLDCRPEAGLGEPNKKNNGDSGQALYAQAKSLMPGGTQLLSKRPEMFAPGKWPPYYEQAIGCEVIDADGRRFIDMSHCGILSTILGFSDPDVNAAVIRRVHLGSMATQQTADEVALARLLTEIHPWADQARFTRSGGDAVAVAVRIARAATGRSKVAVCGYHGWHDWYLAANLGDGVAGAADYQLDKHLLPGLAPIGVPRELAGTVVVFEYNNLDQFHQAINQCGDDLAAVVMEPTRGIDPAAGFLEEIRERVDEQDSVLVFDEISSGWRLCLGGAHLKFGVEPDLAVFAKGMSNGFAMGAILGRASKMQGCQDSFISSTYWTEGIGPAAALACIRKMQRIDVPAHLARIGSQVIQGWEKLAKKHRLAIKIEGRPASCTLAFDCSENAELLTLMTTRMLERGFLVAGVCSVTLAHNEHIVDLYLNSLDDVFAELAMAVASGDVLERLDGPVKHSGFQRLVD, from the coding sequence ATGAACGACGATTCCCAACCCTCAAAACAATCCGGTGTTCTGCAGGCAGCCGACGTCAATCGGGTTGAGTATTTCGCGTCGGATCGTGAGCTGTTTGATCGGCAGTTGAGCGGATTTGTGCCGGCGGCTGCGTTTGATGTGCATGCTCATCTTTACGATCTTCGCCATTTAGTCCCAGTTGCTTCTGACACCGAATTTCATGGTTCGCCCCTGATCAGACATCAGACGCTCGTCTCATGCATGCGTCAATGGATGGGTGATCGAGTGATTGTTGACGGACTTTATTTTCCGTTCCCGGTTCCTGGTGTCGACTGCGGTGCGGCGAATCAGTTCTTGTCTGAAACATTGCAGGGCGAAACGGGTAGTCGCGGGTTGATGCTCATACGACCCAATGATGATCCGGCTCACGTGGAAGCTGAACTTCTGAAGCATGGCTGGGTCGGATTCAAGGTGTATCATGTGTTTGCGAAACGGAGCGATACATTTCATGCAGAGCAAGGCGAATTTCTGCCGGAATGGGCCTGGCGGTTAGCCCAGAAACATTCGCTTACGATCATGATGCACATGGTGTTGCCGAGTGCATTGAGTGATCGGCGAAACCAGGAATACATCCGTGATCACTGTGTCAAATATCCTCGCGCACAATTAGTCCTCGCTCATGCAGCGCGAGGGTTTAATGCCAACCATACGGTGGCTGCCGTGGATAGCTTAAGGGGCCTGCCGAACGTTTGGTTTGATACTTCAGCGGTGTGCGAATCTGCTGCGTTGGAAGCAATTCTGTCGACCTTTGGAACAACTCGTTTGATGTATGGCAGTGACTTTCCCGTGTCTGAGTTGCGTGGTCGGTGTGTTTCAATTGGTGATGGATTTTTTTGGCTCCACGATTACAACGCTCAGTGGGGAAACAGTCCAACGTCCACACCACAACTGGTTGGGATTGAATCGTTGCTCGCATTGAAGCAAGCGTGTCGAACCATGAAGCTGTGCGAAAAAGATATCGAAGCCATTTTTGCGGGAAATGCTCGTCAGCTGTTGAGTCTTGATTGCCGGCCGGAAGCCGGGCTTGGGGAGCCGAATAAAAAAAATAATGGCGATAGTGGTCAAGCACTTTATGCTCAGGCAAAGAGCTTGATGCCCGGTGGCACACAGTTGTTATCCAAGCGGCCGGAAATGTTTGCGCCTGGGAAATGGCCTCCCTATTACGAGCAAGCGATTGGTTGCGAAGTGATTGACGCAGACGGGCGACGATTCATCGATATGTCACATTGCGGAATCCTTTCAACCATCCTGGGGTTTTCCGATCCCGACGTAAATGCGGCAGTCATACGTCGGGTTCATCTTGGCAGCATGGCGACTCAGCAAACAGCGGATGAAGTAGCATTAGCTAGGCTGTTAACCGAGATTCATCCCTGGGCGGATCAAGCGAGGTTTACTCGGTCGGGGGGCGATGCAGTGGCGGTCGCAGTGCGAATCGCAAGGGCTGCCACCGGACGGAGTAAGGTTGCAGTCTGCGGATACCATGGTTGGCATGATTGGTATCTGGCAGCGAACCTAGGAGATGGTGTCGCCGGAGCGGCGGACTACCAACTTGACAAGCACCTGTTGCCTGGACTCGCCCCCATTGGGGTGCCACGTGAATTGGCCGGCACGGTTGTTGTGTTTGAGTACAATAACCTCGATCAATTTCATCAGGCAATTAACCAATGCGGTGATGATTTAGCCGCCGTTGTGATGGAGCCTACACGTGGAATCGATCCGGCTGCTGGTTTTCTGGAAGAAATTCGAGAGCGAGTTGATGAGCAAGATAGTGTGCTTGTCTTTGATGAAATTTCATCTGGTTGGCGATTGTGTTTGGGAGGAGCTCATTTAAAGTTTGGCGTGGAACCCGACCTGGCCGTCTTTGCCAAGGGCATGAGTAATGGGTTTGCGATGGGCGCCATCCTGGGACGTGCCAGTAAGATGCAAGGCTGTCAGGACTCGTTCATTTCTAGTACGTATTGGACGGAGGGGATTGGGCCGGCAGCCGCGCTGGCCTGTATTCGCAAGATGCAGCGAATCGATGTGCCCGCACACTTGGCCAGGATCGGTTCTCAGGTGATACAAGGCTGGGAAAAGCTGGCGAAAAAACATCGGCTAGCGATCAAGATCGAAGGGCGACCCGCCTCGTGTACGCTGGCGTTCGATTGTTCTGAAAATGCTGAGCTCCTGACGCTGATGACGACCCGCATGTTAGAGCGAGGATTTTTGGTGGCGGGCGTCTGTTCCGTCACCCTCGCGCACAATGAACACATCGTTGATCTCTACCTAAATTCGCTAGATGACGTGTTTGCTGAATTAGCAATGGCCGTAGCGAGCGGTGATGTTCTGGAGCGATTAGACGGACCCGTAAAGCATTCGGGCTTTCAGAGACTTGTGGATTAA
- a CDS encoding Ig-like domain-containing protein produces MFYEKRDRRRRRSRRKIALHIEPLESRRLLTRPHAVPDTYQVMEDVALVVETSQGVLANDTDEDGDQLFAEIGNSPRGNWQLESDGAFRYIPPADFSGLDFASYTAIDASERSFQALVFFNVEPANDLPVSLPESYLTLTGETLRISNEAGVLANDHDADGDGITAELVAASNHGTVHLNPDGSFIYVPADGFEGEDSFSYYATDGSGRGETTLVAIQTASQPIVISEIMASNATTLSTRVRPADNAKFEGDESTPDWIELHNRHSQPVDLSGLHLTDDEQNPTKWAMPANVVIEPNGYLLIFASGEDVRDSALDELGYLHVNFQLSSKGEYLSLNRADGIPLFEFAEGYPRQQTDVSYGLSAMTDTAGAYFVEPSPGRANVDPRDGFTEEARLSVERGFFEQPFFLELTTATPEARIRYTLDGTDPSETNGLDYDSPLNLAQTTTLRVAAFRHDLVPSQVVTHTYFFLDDVLAQNSTPPDGFPATWGNTFTDWGMDQDPEDLAAIAGNESFTVDQARDVIKNSLLALPSMSLVTSIDGMFGKQDGIYANTEGRGERWERPVSVEYIDPSQQETGFQIDAGIRIQGYTSRNPSRNPKHSLRLVFRDDYGASQLDYPLFGNRAAESFNTLVLRSNSQDAWVYDTGDNRLGQFVRDQWARETLLAMGQVQPHGNWVHLYINGLYWGLYNPTERPDGSFAQSYLGGSSDDYDIVKNHEEIIDGTPDAYHDLLTAIQKDPRDFSAGYLDFSDTADYQRIQGNNPDGTRNPDYPVLIDVPSLIDYVIVGAYAAANDWPGNFYMGRDRTADSTGFKFFMWDNEHGMKPHVRSNRTRPHRRDSDSPTKFYHALRTNDDFRLLFADHLQRAFFEGGVLYVDPQNTDWNPDHPERNVPAARWMELTGEIEQALIAEATRWGDLRRIQYTPHEQFQKVRDRLLGKWFPVRSDLVLDQFKSLGLYPEHAAPVFSQHGGTISDGFELVIKNPNEAGQLFYTLDGTDPRLDGNLYASPIPLAGHVTVKSRILLEGQWSALNEVRFTVGVAATTANLRVSEINFNPAPVTNAEKVAGIANAQEFEFLELVNIGEATIDLSDVTLELANREGSLEGVQFDFAQSEIAMLAPQQTILIVEDLDAFRVRYGDRLPVAGQWEGKLSNGGETISLHAGGDLLQQVTYSDQWFDATDGGGKTLEFVSPSIHDLDLWNQPSGWRESTVSGGSPGEIMIRPIAGDSNHDGLFNSADLVVVFQAGEYQDGMTLNSSYETGDWNGDGEFDSSDLVFAFQQGSYLAVARMQAQLAAAIDAIFDDD; encoded by the coding sequence GTGTTTTATGAAAAACGTGATCGAAGACGTCGACGTTCTCGACGAAAGATTGCTTTGCACATCGAACCGCTTGAGTCCCGCAGGTTATTGACGCGACCTCATGCAGTGCCTGATACCTATCAAGTGATGGAAGATGTTGCGCTTGTTGTCGAGACGTCTCAAGGGGTCTTGGCAAATGACACCGATGAGGATGGCGATCAATTGTTTGCCGAGATCGGGAATTCTCCTCGTGGAAACTGGCAGTTGGAGTCTGATGGGGCTTTCCGCTACATCCCGCCGGCTGATTTCAGTGGTCTTGATTTTGCAAGTTATACGGCGATCGATGCTTCCGAGCGGTCTTTTCAGGCACTCGTTTTTTTCAATGTGGAACCGGCGAATGACTTACCCGTATCCCTTCCGGAGAGTTACCTGACGTTAACGGGGGAAACGCTTCGTATTTCCAACGAAGCCGGTGTGCTGGCGAATGATCACGATGCGGACGGAGACGGAATTACTGCCGAGTTGGTTGCCGCCAGCAATCACGGGACAGTCCATCTGAATCCGGATGGTTCTTTCATTTACGTCCCGGCGGATGGATTCGAGGGGGAAGATTCGTTTTCCTACTATGCAACTGACGGATCTGGGCGGGGGGAGACGACGCTCGTTGCGATTCAGACTGCATCTCAGCCGATTGTGATTAGCGAAATAATGGCATCAAATGCGACCACGCTAAGCACCCGCGTGCGTCCTGCTGACAACGCGAAATTTGAAGGTGATGAGTCGACACCCGATTGGATCGAGTTACACAATCGGCACTCTCAACCTGTTGATTTATCCGGACTTCACCTGACCGATGATGAACAAAACCCGACCAAGTGGGCGATGCCAGCTAATGTCGTGATTGAGCCCAATGGGTATTTGCTTATTTTCGCATCCGGTGAGGATGTACGGGATTCGGCATTGGATGAGCTGGGATATCTGCATGTGAATTTTCAGCTCTCCAGCAAGGGAGAGTATTTATCGCTGAACCGCGCAGATGGAATTCCACTCTTCGAATTTGCGGAGGGTTATCCGCGCCAGCAGACGGATGTCAGTTATGGCCTTTCTGCGATGACTGATACCGCAGGCGCTTACTTTGTGGAGCCCAGCCCTGGTCGGGCGAATGTCGACCCTCGCGACGGGTTTACCGAAGAAGCTCGCTTGAGTGTCGAGCGTGGTTTCTTTGAGCAACCCTTCTTCCTCGAACTTACTACCGCAACACCTGAGGCTCGAATTCGCTACACGCTTGACGGCACGGATCCGTCGGAGACGAACGGGCTCGATTATGATTCACCATTAAATCTTGCCCAGACGACAACACTGCGGGTCGCCGCCTTTCGGCATGATTTGGTTCCTTCTCAAGTGGTGACGCACACCTATTTTTTTCTTGATGACGTGTTGGCACAAAACAGTACACCTCCCGATGGATTTCCCGCGACCTGGGGCAACACGTTCACGGACTGGGGAATGGATCAAGATCCCGAAGATCTTGCGGCGATCGCCGGCAACGAAAGCTTCACGGTCGATCAGGCTCGAGATGTTATCAAGAATTCGCTACTCGCTTTGCCCTCCATGTCTCTTGTCACATCGATCGATGGCATGTTCGGAAAACAGGATGGGATTTACGCAAACACCGAGGGACGCGGTGAGCGTTGGGAACGACCTGTCTCGGTGGAATATATCGATCCGAGTCAGCAGGAAACGGGATTTCAGATCGATGCGGGAATTAGAATTCAGGGCTATACCTCTCGTAATCCAAGCCGTAATCCAAAGCATTCCTTGAGGCTTGTCTTTCGTGACGACTATGGAGCATCTCAGTTAGATTATCCTCTCTTTGGAAATAGGGCGGCCGAGTCGTTTAATACGCTCGTACTACGATCGAACTCGCAAGACGCTTGGGTGTACGATACGGGTGACAATCGGCTGGGCCAGTTCGTTCGAGACCAATGGGCAAGAGAGACCTTGCTGGCGATGGGGCAAGTCCAGCCGCACGGCAACTGGGTTCATCTGTACATCAATGGACTTTATTGGGGATTGTATAATCCGACGGAACGTCCGGATGGTTCGTTTGCCCAGTCGTATCTTGGTGGCAGCAGTGACGACTATGATATCGTCAAGAACCATGAGGAAATCATCGATGGAACTCCCGATGCCTACCATGATTTATTGACTGCGATTCAGAAAGACCCACGTGATTTTTCGGCCGGTTACCTTGATTTCTCTGACACGGCTGACTACCAACGCATCCAGGGGAACAACCCGGACGGCACGAGGAATCCTGATTACCCCGTGTTGATCGATGTTCCAAGTCTGATTGACTATGTGATTGTTGGAGCCTATGCGGCGGCAAATGATTGGCCCGGCAACTTTTACATGGGGCGAGATCGGACGGCTGATAGCACGGGCTTTAAGTTTTTTATGTGGGACAACGAGCACGGGATGAAACCGCACGTGCGCAGCAATCGCACCAGGCCTCACCGACGTGACAGCGATTCTCCAACGAAGTTCTATCACGCTTTGCGTACGAATGACGATTTTCGGTTGCTGTTTGCCGACCACCTTCAGCGAGCTTTCTTCGAGGGAGGAGTTCTGTACGTTGATCCGCAAAACACCGATTGGAATCCAGATCATCCAGAGCGGAATGTTCCAGCCGCTCGTTGGATGGAGCTGACAGGTGAAATCGAACAAGCTTTGATCGCGGAAGCGACCCGCTGGGGCGATTTGCGACGAATTCAATACACGCCCCACGAGCAATTTCAAAAAGTTCGTGATCGTTTGTTGGGAAAATGGTTTCCCGTCCGATCAGATCTTGTGCTCGATCAATTTAAATCGCTCGGACTCTATCCGGAACATGCAGCTCCTGTTTTTAGTCAACATGGCGGTACGATCAGTGATGGCTTTGAGCTAGTAATCAAGAATCCGAATGAAGCTGGCCAGCTTTTTTATACGTTAGATGGAACGGACCCACGGTTGGACGGTAACCTCTATGCGTCGCCAATTCCGCTTGCAGGCCACGTGACGGTCAAGTCGCGGATCCTTTTAGAGGGTCAATGGTCTGCTTTGAATGAGGTTCGCTTCACCGTGGGGGTGGCCGCGACCACTGCCAATCTGCGGGTTTCCGAGATTAATTTCAATCCCGCACCGGTGACCAACGCCGAAAAAGTTGCCGGGATCGCAAATGCCCAAGAATTCGAGTTTCTCGAATTGGTGAATATTGGTGAGGCGACGATCGATTTAAGCGATGTGACACTTGAACTTGCGAACCGTGAAGGGAGTTTGGAAGGTGTTCAATTCGATTTTGCGCAGAGTGAAATTGCTATGTTGGCACCTCAGCAGACGATCTTGATCGTCGAAGATCTGGATGCTTTTCGAGTTCGTTATGGAGATCGCCTTCCTGTCGCCGGACAGTGGGAAGGGAAGCTTAGTAATGGTGGTGAAACGATTAGCTTGCATGCGGGCGGCGACCTACTGCAGCAGGTTACCTATTCCGACCAATGGTTTGATGCGACCGATGGGGGAGGTAAAACACTGGAATTCGTGAGCCCGTCGATTCATGATCTCGACCTTTGGAATCAGCCGTCTGGCTGGCGAGAAAGTACCGTTTCGGGAGGAAGTCCTGGTGAAATCATGATCCGCCCGATCGCGGGTGACTCAAATCATGATGGCCTGTTTAACTCGGCCGATTTAGTCGTCGTTTTTCAGGCAGGAGAATATCAAGATGGGATGACGCTCAATTCCAGCTATGAAACGGGTGACTGGAATGGAGACGGTGAATTCGATTCGAGCGACTTAGTATTTGCTTTTCAACAAGGCAGCTACTTGGCTGTCGCCCGGATGCAGGCTCAGCTGGCTGCTGCGATCGACGCTATTTTCGATGATGACTGA